In Apium graveolens cultivar Ventura chromosome 10, ASM990537v1, whole genome shotgun sequence, the following are encoded in one genomic region:
- the LOC141691873 gene encoding uncharacterized protein LOC141691873, whose amino-acid sequence MDRSWLKADRRTQEFKLGVVELLNFAFLNGFKENKISCPCLRCAHSKSWNAQTVKDHLYQYGIDQTYTCWIWHGESNYVQSHVVSEQETSESSVDPTNMRMRQDIVDDEDISLDSSDFMNHVQGENKPLYPGCESFTKMRALVKLYNLKAKHGISDKCFFDVLLLLASMLSEGNSMPSSFGEAKKTLCTLGMDYEKIHACPNDCLLYRGERDEDETICRICGASRWKLNKKGEELEGIPAKVLWYFPLIPRLRNLFNTAQIAKDMTWHKTERQNDGKIRHPADSKTWKDVDQRWPEFAAEARNLRLALSSDGFNPFHGPGSDHSTWPVLLSIYNLPPWLCMKRKYIMLSLLISGPNQPGNDIDVYLQPLIEDLQKLWHGKQVYDAFKKESFILRGILLWTISDYPALGNLSLGNLSGNIIK is encoded by the coding sequence ATGGATAGATCTTGGTTGAAAGCAGATAGAAGAACACAAGAATTTAAACTTGGAGTGGTAGAATTGTTAAATTTTGCTTTTCTGAATGGgtttaaagaaaataaaattagTTGTCCATGCTTAAGATGCGCTCATAGTAAATCTTGGAATGCTCAGACTGTTAAGGATCATCTTTATCAATATGGTATTGATCAAACCTATACGTGTTGGATATGGCATGGAGAGTCAAATTATGTACAGAGTCATGTAGTTTCTGAACAGGAAACTTCAGAATCATCCGTTGATCCTACAAACATGAGAATGAGGCAGGATATTGTCGATGATGAGGATATTTCATTAGATTCTTCTGATTTTATGAATCATGTTCAAGGTGAAAATAAACCACTTTATCCTGGATGCGAGAGTTTTACAAAAATGAGAGCTTTAGTCAAGTTGTATAATTTAAAAGCAAAACATGGTATTTCTGATAAATGCTTTTTCGATGTCCTTCTTTTGCTTGCATCAATGCTTTCGGAAGGCAACAGTATGCCTTCATCTTTTGGTGAAGCCAAGAAAACTTTATGTACTTTAGGCATGGATTATGAAAAAATACATGCGTGTCCGAATGATTGTCTCTTATACCGCGGTGAGAGGGACGAAGATGAGACGATTTGCCGAATATGTGGGGCATCTAGATGGAAGTTAAACAAGAAAGGAGAAGAATTGGAAGGGATCCCTGCTAAGGTTCTATGGTACTTTCCATTGATACCAAGATTGAGAAATTTGTTCAATACAGCTCAGATTGCAAAGGACATGACTTGGCATAAAACCGAGCGACAAAATGATGGTAAAATTAGACATCCGGCTGACTCAAAGACATGGAAGGATGTCGATCAAAGGTGGCCTGAGTTTGCTGCAGAGGCTAGGAACCTTCGGTTAGCTTTATCCTCCGATGGATTTAATCCTTTCCATGGACCAGGAAGTGATCACTCAACATGGCCTGTGTTGCTTTCAATTTACAacctcccaccttggctttgtatGAAGAGAAAGTACATTATGTTAAGTCTATTGATATCCGGACCAAATCAGCCTGGAAATGATATTGATGTATACCTTCAACCACTTATAGAAGATTTGCAGAAATTGTGGCACGGGAAACAAGTTTATGATGCATTTAAGAAAGAGTCTTTCATACTAAGAGGAATTTTATTGTGGACAATTAGTGATTATCCAGCCTTAGGAAACTTGTCCTTAGGAAACTTGTCGGGTAACATCATTAAATGA